A genomic window from Hyla sarda isolate aHylSar1 chromosome 8, aHylSar1.hap1, whole genome shotgun sequence includes:
- the LOC130284118 gene encoding protein kinase C theta type-like, protein MASTGHDGDGGERRRGGEKRKREEESSKTGLEEMRKKRRGAEDGGLEDEEPRPGSSQDPVTSSPYPRLTISRFNIHQILGRGNFGKVVLASVPGRNIYMAVKIINKRDNEDTIMRERRILQATRDCPFICHLYAAHESLERVYFIMEYLSGGSLNNLISMCGSLNIGNVRFYTAEMVCALQFLHGHNIVHRDLKPQNIMLDAEGHIRIIDLGLAQDGVTSSNKIDGVTGTFYYMAPEVHLGKDYGTAVDWWSLGIVVSMMATGRSPFYIGLSMQKSFKAITKKEPKFPPGLHADLKHLIMKLLCKAPEMRLGVCGKIRKHPFFSIIGWEELEERRAEPPCIPFQTVLQNKHLQWPADTTTLHPMLGFDYRSPSWERWRRRCGL, encoded by the exons ATGGCGTCCACTGGACACGATGGAGATGGcggagagaggaggagaggaggcgaaaagaggaagagggaagaggagTCAAGCAAGACTGGATTGGAggagatgaggaagaagaggagaggagctgaggatggaggattggaggatgaggagccaaGACCTGGGAGCAGCCAAGACCCTGTAACATCCAGCCCCTACCCCCGGCTTACCATCAGCCGCTTCAACATCCACCAGATCTTGGGTAGGGGCAACTTTGGCAAA GTGGTCCTGGCATCAGTCCCCGGCCGAAACATCTACATGGCCGTCAAAATTATCAACAAGAGGGACAATGAGGATACCATCATGAGAGAGCGGCGGATACTCCAGGCGACCAGAGACTGTCCATTCATTTGCCACCTCTATGCCGCACATGAGTCTCTGGAACGCGTGTATTTCATCATGGAGTATCTGTCCGGTGGCAGCTTGAATAATCTGATCAGCATGTGCGGCAGCCTGAACATCGGCAATGTAAG GTTCTACACAGCAGAGATGGTGTGTGCCCTCCAGTTCCTCCATGGACATAACATCGTCCACCGAGATCTAAAGCCACAAAACATCATGTTGGATGCAGAAGGCCACATCCGTATCATTGACCTGGGACTGGCCCAGGATGGGGTCACCTCCTCCAATAAGATCGATGGAGTGACAGGAACATTCTATTACATGGCCCCTGAGGTGCATCTCGGGAAGGACTATGGCACAGCAGTGGATTGGTGGAGCCTGGGGATTGTGGTGTCCATGATGGCAACAGGACGCTCCCCATTTTACATCGGCTTGTCCATGCAAAAGTCCTTCAAAGCCATCACAAAGAAGGAGCCCAAATTTCCACCTGGGCTGCATGCTGACTTGAAACATCTCATCATGAAGCTGCTGTGCAAAGCTCCTGAGATGCGCCTGGGTGTGTGCGGTAAAATCAGAAAGCATCCATTCTTTTCCATCATTGGCTGGGAGgaactggaggagaggagagcagaaccACCATGCATACCATTCCAGACAGTTCTGCAAAATAAACATCTGCAGTGGCCGGCGGACACCACAACCCTTCATCCCATGCTCGGCTTTGACTACCGGTCACCAAGCTGGGAAAG GTGGAGGAGGAGATGTGGACTGTGA